The following are encoded in a window of Candidatus Curtissbacteria bacterium genomic DNA:
- a CDS encoding DUF4352 domain-containing protein — protein sequence MKKALLIIGGILLVLIVVGVAAGGQSSGPTKVDSQSQTDSVQATPTDQTFKVGDTAKLGDREFTVNSAKRSAGFGYNTPKSGKEYVIVNVTIRNLGKDEVSYNPFDFKMQDANGAQESSTFASLDDSLNSGTLAGGGKVTGSMAFEVPKGDAAKLIFTPSFWSSQRIVVEM from the coding sequence ATGAAAAAAGCACTATTAATTATCGGCGGTATTCTCTTGGTTCTTATTGTTGTCGGAGTCGCGGCAGGAGGGCAATCATCCGGGCCAACGAAAGTAGATTCTCAGTCTCAAACTGATTCTGTACAGGCAACACCTACTGACCAAACATTCAAAGTTGGAGATACGGCAAAACTCGGTGATCGAGAATTTACCGTGAACTCTGCGAAGAGATCGGCAGGTTTTGGATATAACACACCTAAATCGGGTAAAGAGTATGTGATTGTAAACGTAACGATCAGGAATCTTGGCAAAGATGAAGTTTCTTACAATCCCTTCGACTTTAAAATGCAGGATGCTAATGGAGCGCAAGAGTCGTCAACTTTTGCCAGTTTGGATGACAGTTTAAATTCGGGAACTTTAGCCGGCGGAGGAAAAGTAACCGGATCAATGGCATTCGAAGTTCCTAAGGGAGATGCTGCAAAGTTGATCTTTACTCCAAGTTTCTGGAGCAGCCAAAGGATTGTTGTAGAAATGTAG